Proteins encoded within one genomic window of Theobroma cacao cultivar B97-61/B2 chromosome 7, Criollo_cocoa_genome_V2, whole genome shotgun sequence:
- the LOC18593455 gene encoding uncharacterized protein LOC18593455 — MEKEPRTRVVNCATLAVCLVLIVLLYAAFFPSNDTAFQSWKDRFSDSRGSLSSDRVDVDAVDSQEFLLRRLVRGDDRVQLDSNGFSCHTDVHSEVCLVDNPVRIDNKALTVYAPSDQPQVKRMVQPYARKEDETAMKLVTPVQILYGNTNPPACGFTHNVTAVVFSSRGFTGNVFHEFNEIVIPLFITCHHFQSRLQFVITDFQPWWVQKYNRILSHLSSYGVINPEADGSVHCFPGAVIGLKYHDNLALNTTDIPGGYSMFDFRQFLKESYNLRVKHVSEIEKPVLMLISRRETRRFLNEDEMVEMMEELGFQVIRAEPGRMSNLDKFAGVVNSCSVMVGAHGAGLTNEIFLPTGAVMVQVVPLANEWAAANYFGEPAKEMGVQYLEYKIEPEESSLFDAYGRDHPVITDPESVISKGYYAFRSVYVDGQDLKINLERFKKTLIEAKQLLGSSTPFDP; from the exons atggagAAGGAACCTAGAACAAGGGTGGTGAATTGTGCAACTCTGGCAGTCTGTTTAGTTTTGATTGTTCTGCTTTATGCTGCATTTTTTCCATCAAATGACACTGCATTTCAGTCAT GGAAGGACAGGTTTTCGGATTCAAGAGGCAGTCTCAGCAGTGATAGGGTTGATGTTGATGCAGTTGATTCTCAGGAATTTCTGTTAAGAAGACTTGTTAGAG GAGATGACAGGGTTCAGCTCGACTCCAATGGATTTTCCTGCCATACTGATGTTCATTCAGAAGTATGCCTTGTGGACAATCCAGTAAGGATTGATAACAAAGCATTAACAGTTTATGCACCATCTGATCAACCTCAAGTTAAGAGAATGGTTCAGCCATATGCAAGGAAAGAGGATGAAACTGCTATGAAACTTGTTACACCAGTTCAGATACTGTATGGAAACACCAACCCACCAGCTTGTGGATTCACCCACAATGTCACAGCGGTGGTCTTCTCCTCTAGAGGATTCACAGGAAACGTGTTTCATGAGTTCAATGAGATTGTCATCCCTTTATTCATCACTTGCCACCATTTCCAATCCCGCCTACAGTTTGTCATCACTGACTTCCAGCCTTGGTGGGTTCAAAAGTACAACAGGATTCTTTCTCACTTGTCTAGTTATGGGGTCATAAATCCTGAAGCAGATGGAAGTGTTCACTGCTTTCCAGGGGCTGTAATAGGGCTTAAGTATCATGACAATCTAGCCCTCAACACTACTGATATTCCAGGAGGTTATTCCATGTTTGATTTCAGGCAGTTCCTAAAGGAATCATACAATCTGAGAGTAAAGCATGTGTCTGAGATTGAGAAGCCAGTGCTGATGCTTATATCGCGCCGTGAAACAAGAAGGTTTTTGAATGAAGATGAAATGGTGGAAATGATGGAGGAACTAGGCTTTCAAGTCATAAGGGCAGAACCTGGCAGGATGTCTAACTTAGACAAGTTTGCTGGGGTAGTGAACTCCTGTAGTGTCATGGTTGGAGCTCATGGTGCTGGCCTAACAAATGAAATATTCTTGCCCACTGGTGCAGTGATGGTTCAGGTGGTGCCACTGGCAAACGAATGGGCTGCAGCCAACTACTTTGGAGAACCAGCAAAGGAAATGGGTGTCCAATACTTGGAGTACAAGATTGAACCAGAGGAAAGTTCTCTCTTTGACGCTTATGGCAGAGATCACCCTGTCATTACTGATCCAGAATCTGTTATCTCTAAGGGCTACTATGCTTTCAGGTCTGTGTATGTTGATGGCCAAGATCTAAAGATCAATTTAGAGAGATTTAAGAAGACCCTTATTGAAGCTAAGCAACTTCTTGGAAGCTCAACTCCCTTTGATCCATGA
- the LOC18593456 gene encoding ribonuclease 3-like protein 2 — translation MTRCLDKVIGRQKSNVLSLKSLCAKTFEMLHLKAKFSLFHHCSSVVSTMNEHLVQPHDGVSAEASALKLMAATAVLAFLLHVFWRCCCSCFRHVKRCYYSYFSSCSSSSAATMDPSAIAGVEKILNYKFKNKRLLEEALTHSSFSNTVSFERLEFIGDASLGLAVATHFFRLGQLKLTPGQLTKLREKCVSNAKLARVAADHGLYWLLRKYNTASLDDNVREYERAVKDAADDHNITVKNPDILADVVEALAGAVYLDVNFDLDKLWTKSER, via the exons atgacacgATGTTTAGACAAAGTGATCGGAAGACAGAAGTCCAATGTTTTGTCTTTAAAAAGTCTTTGTGCTAAGACTTTTGAAATGCTTCACTTGAAagcaaaattctcattattccATCACTGTAGTTCAGTAGTTTCCACTATGAACGAGCACTTGGTTCAACCCCATGACGGCGTTTCCGCCGAAGCATCTGCGCTAAAACTGATGGCTGCCACGGCGGTCCTGGCTTTCCTTTTGCACGTCTTTTGGCGTTGCTGTTGCTCATGTTTCCGTCATGTCAAGAGATGTTATtactcttatttttcttcttgttcctCTTCCTCGGCCGCCACCATGGACCCGTCGGCGATCGCTGGCGTGGAGAAGATCCTTAACTACAAGTTCAAAAACAAACGCCTCCTCGAGGAAGCTCTGACGCATTCTTCGTTCAGCAATACGGTGTCGTTCGAAAGACTAGAGTTCATCGGCGACGCCTCGCTCGGCTTGGCGGTCGCTACTCATTTCTTTCGTTTGGGGCAGCTGAAGCTAACCCCAGGCCAGCTCACTAAACTCCGAGAAAAGTGCGTAAGCAACGCGAAGCTCGCGCGCGTGGCGGCTGATCATGGCCTTTACTGGTTGCTCAGGAAATACAACACTGCTAGTCTTGACGACAAT GTAAGGGAGTATGAAAGGGCAGTGAAAGATGCAGCTGATGACCATAACATTACAGTTAAAAATCCAGACATATTGGCTGATGTTGTAGAGGCTCTGGCAGGTGCTGTTTATTTGGACGTCAATTTTGATCTAGACAAGCTGTGGACG AAAAGTGAAAGGTGA
- the LOC18593457 gene encoding ribonuclease 3-like protein 2, giving the protein MNQFFGHVDTVTHRYANLHAPPISYNHFTTTTTSSSSSPSSDMEASIAAVERILNYSFRNKRLLEEALTHSSYSDSTSYQRLEFVGDAALGLALTNHVFLAYPELDPGLLSLIRAANISTEKLARVAIKHRLFQFVRHNATSLEDKVREFAKVVSQEDDPVSYGGSMKAPKVLADIVESVAAAVYVDVNFDLSKLWVIIRGLLEPIVTLEDLQQQPQPVTVLFEFCQKQGKHVDIKHWKKGLRNVASVYVDGSFVASGSSEQKDIAKLNAARGALHKLLQSMPVDVNPFGIGGINGSFEIDGAKQKLHELCGKKKWPKPIYELEKDEGRPHEKIFVSSVKIPTVDGALYITGDEKSRVKEAENSAASFMIRALQESGYL; this is encoded by the exons ATGAACCAATTCTTCGGTCACGTCGACACCGTCACCCACCGTTACGCAAACTTGCATGCGCCGCCAATCTCCTACAACCACttcaccaccaccaccacctcctcTTCCTCCTCGCCTTCTTCCGACATGGAAGCCTCAATCGCGGCCGTGGAGAGGATCCTCAACTACAGTTTTCGAAACAAACGCCTCCTCGAAGAAGCGTTGACTCACTCTTCTTACTCCGATTCGACGTCGTATCAACGACTCGAGTTCGTCGGCGACGCTGCGCTGGGGCTGGCCCTCACTAACCACGTCTTCTTGGCTTACCCGGAGCTTGACCCTGGGCTGCTTTCGTTGATCCGGGCAGCGAATATAAGTACCGAGAAACTCGCCCGCGTTGCCATCAAACACCGGCTTTTCCAGTTCGTACGGCACAATGCCACTAGTCTCGAGGATAAG GTCAGGGAGTTTGCTAAGGTGGTTAGTCAAGAAGATGATCCAGTGTCATATGGTGGATCCATGAAAGCACCAAAGGTCCTAGCTGATATTGTAGAGTCTGTGGCAGCTGCTGTTTATGTTGACGTCAATTTTGATCTATCAAAACTGTGGGTG ATCATTAGAGGTTTATTGGAGCCTATAGTGACATTAGAGGATTTGCAGCAACAGCCCCAACCCGTGACGGTGTTGTTTGAGTTTTGCCAAAAGCAAGGGAAGCATGTTGATATAAAGCACTGGAAGAAAGGGTTGAGAAATGTTGCTAGTGTTTATGTCGATGGAAGTTTCGTTGCTTCTGGTTCTTCTGAGCAGAAGGACATTGCAAAGCTTAATGCAGCAAGGGGAGCCTTGCATAAGTTGTTGCAATCCATGCCTGTTGATGTAAATCCATTTGGAATCGGTGGGATTAACGGGTCTTTTGAGATTGATGGAGCAAAACAGAAGTTGCATGAGCTCTGTGGCAAGAAAAAGTGGCCTAAGCCTATTTATGA ACTCGAGAAAGATGAAGGTCGCCCGCATGAGAAGATATTTGTATCTTCAGTTAAAATTCCAACTGTAGATGGTGCACTATATATCACAGGGGATGAAAAGTCCAGAGTAAAAGAAGCAGAGAACTCTGCAGCTTCCTTCATGATTCGAGCCCTCCAAGAATCTGGCTATCTGTGA